The following proteins are encoded in a genomic region of Chloracidobacterium sp.:
- a CDS encoding membrane dipeptidase: MKQILSAIAMVALFATLPGLSVLAQTRGDKAEAKLRAKALKIHKEVITLDTHNDISTSNFTDKVNYTQELSTQVNLPKMREGGLDVSWMVVYTGQGPLTEEGYAAAYKNAIDKFEAIHRLAEKYAPNEIGIALTSNDVRRLVKEGKLVAMIGVENGYPIGTDLGRIKEFADRGARYMSLAHNGHSQLADSNTGEADGIWLNNGLSDLGKKAIAEMNKWGIMIDLSHPSKQSNLQAIALSKAPVIASHSGARALCDHSRNLDDEQLEAIKKNGGVVQAVAFRSYVNTAKSALRSAKMNELMKELAAKEGFTLLSRDEIRKMPEAEMEAYFQKMQAFRAKNSAVIRERLKDSAPDVNVKDFVDHIDYLVKKIGIDHVGISSDFDGGGGVEGWDGADETFNVTLELVRRGYTKNQIAKLWSGNLLRVLDEVQEIGRRIRAEAR, from the coding sequence ATGAAACAAATTTTGTCGGCTATAGCGATGGTTGCGTTGTTTGCGACGCTGCCCGGCCTTTCTGTTCTTGCGCAGACGCGCGGAGACAAGGCCGAGGCCAAGCTACGTGCAAAGGCGTTGAAGATCCACAAAGAGGTCATCACGCTCGACACTCACAACGATATCAGCACGAGCAATTTCACCGACAAGGTGAATTACACGCAGGAGCTGTCAACGCAAGTGAACCTCCCGAAGATGCGTGAAGGCGGGCTGGATGTTTCGTGGATGGTGGTTTACACCGGCCAAGGCCCGCTCACCGAAGAGGGTTACGCGGCCGCGTATAAGAATGCGATCGACAAATTCGAAGCGATCCACCGTCTTGCCGAGAAGTACGCACCGAATGAGATCGGCATTGCGCTGACGTCAAATGACGTTCGACGCCTCGTTAAAGAGGGCAAGCTCGTCGCGATGATCGGCGTCGAGAACGGTTATCCGATCGGTACGGACCTTGGCCGCATCAAGGAATTCGCAGACCGCGGAGCACGTTATATGTCGCTCGCGCATAACGGCCACAGCCAGCTCGCCGATTCCAACACAGGCGAGGCCGACGGCATTTGGCTCAACAACGGACTAAGCGATCTCGGCAAAAAGGCCATCGCGGAGATGAACAAATGGGGCATTATGATCGACCTCTCGCATCCGTCGAAGCAATCGAATCTGCAGGCCATCGCCTTGAGCAAGGCTCCCGTGATCGCGTCGCATTCGGGCGCACGCGCACTTTGCGATCATAGCCGCAACCTTGACGACGAACAGCTTGAGGCGATCAAAAAGAATGGCGGCGTCGTGCAGGCCGTCGCATTCCGCAGCTATGTGAACACGGCAAAGAGCGCTCTCCGCTCGGCCAAGATGAACGAGCTGATGAAGGAACTTGCCGCCAAGGAAGGCTTTACGCTGCTCTCACGCGACGAGATCCGCAAGATGCCGGAGGCCGAGATGGAAGCATACTTCCAAAAGATGCAGGCGTTTAGGGCGAAGAATTCTGCGGTCATACGCGAACGCCTAAAGGACTCTGCCCCGGATGTGAACGTAAAGGATTTCGTTGACCATATCGACTATCTTGTCAAGAAGATCGGTATCGACCACGTCGGCATCTCGTCTGATTTCGACGGTGGCGGCGGCGTCGAGGGATGGGACGGAGCGGACGAGACCTTCAACGTAACGCTCGAACTCGTTCGCCGCGGCTACACAAAGAACCAGATCGCAAAGCTCTGGAGCGGCAATCTCCTGCGTGTCCTCGATGAAGTGCAGGAGATCGGCCGCCGTATTCGGGCCGAGGCACGTTAA
- a CDS encoding low temperature requirement protein A yields the protein MSGRDINEVNRATTPLELLFDLTFVIAFGVAASQFAHAVAEGHITTALVGFGFSAFAICWAWINFSWFASAYDTDDRLFRVTTMVQMIGVLILALGIPDIFASMDKGEHIDNRIVVLGYVIMRVAMVFQWLRAARQDTARRRACLAYVKAISFAQIGWVVMIFLDFSLGVTLALSAALIAIEMLGPFLAESKDGGTPWHAHHIAERYSCMAIIALGEGIVGTVAALSAVIDAQGWTLDVALVGFAGTSLTFGLWWVFFMLPSAQVLHARRYKSFVWGYGLMITISSIVATGAGLHVAAYLIEGKAKIGPVAVLLSVVIPVVVFLASIYALYAYLAEGFDRFHLQLLLATFLVIAAAIAAAALGISIPACLVILTLAPVVTIVGHETVGRKHLAAILSKEQVSV from the coding sequence ATGAGCGGACGCGATATTAACGAAGTGAACCGCGCGACCACGCCGCTCGAACTGCTCTTTGACCTGACATTCGTCATCGCTTTTGGCGTGGCGGCGTCGCAGTTCGCACACGCTGTGGCTGAGGGCCATATCACGACCGCTCTTGTCGGCTTTGGCTTCTCGGCATTCGCGATCTGCTGGGCCTGGATCAATTTTTCGTGGTTCGCGTCCGCCTACGACACCGACGATCGGCTTTTTCGCGTGACGACGATGGTGCAGATGATCGGCGTTTTGATCCTCGCACTCGGCATACCGGATATTTTCGCGTCGATGGATAAAGGCGAACATATCGACAACCGGATAGTCGTCCTCGGCTACGTGATAATGCGCGTGGCAATGGTGTTTCAATGGCTGCGTGCCGCAAGGCAGGATACCGCGCGCCGCCGCGCGTGCCTCGCGTATGTCAAGGCCATCTCGTTCGCCCAGATCGGATGGGTCGTAATGATCTTTCTCGACTTCTCGCTCGGCGTCACGCTCGCTCTCTCGGCCGCGCTGATAGCGATCGAAATGCTCGGGCCATTCTTGGCCGAAAGCAAGGACGGCGGCACGCCGTGGCACGCACATCACATCGCCGAACGCTATTCGTGCATGGCGATCATCGCCCTCGGCGAAGGGATCGTCGGCACCGTCGCGGCCCTTTCAGCCGTGATCGACGCTCAGGGATGGACGCTCGATGTCGCACTCGTCGGTTTTGCCGGAACGAGCCTCACGTTCGGGCTGTGGTGGGTCTTCTTTATGCTTCCGTCAGCGCAAGTGCTGCACGCACGGCGTTACAAGTCATTCGTCTGGGGCTACGGCCTTATGATCACGATCTCATCGATCGTCGCGACCGGTGCGGGGCTGCACGTTGCCGCATACCTTATCGAGGGCAAAGCCAAGATCGGCCCGGTTGCCGTACTGCTCTCGGTCGTCATCCCGGTCGTCGTCTTCCTTGCCTCAATCTACGCCCTTTACGCGTATCTTGCCGAAGGGTTCGACCGCTTTCACCTCCAGCTCCTACTCGCTACATTCCTCGTCATCGCCGCCGCTATCGCCGCCGCAGCACTCGGCATATCGATACCCGCCTGCCTCGTCATACTGACACTCGCCCCCGTCGTTACCATCGTCGGCCACGAAACTGTCGGCCGCAAGCACCTTGCCGCAATACTGAGTAAGGAACAAGTGTCGGTTTAA
- the rfaD gene encoding ADP-glyceromanno-heptose 6-epimerase, which yields MRIIVTGGAGFIGSAVVWRLNALGCDDILIADRMDETDKWKNLVPLKFADYIDADDLIDDIGDLKDVEAIFHLGACSSTTQRDADYMLRNNFQYTKDLAEFALENDIRFIYASSAATYGDGSAGMADGTDSLDRLRPLNVYGYSKQLFDQYAARSGYFDRIVGLKYFNVFGPNEDHKGDMRSLVNKAFGQINETGKLKLFKSHNPEYKDGEFGRDFVYVKDAVDMTLHFFAPLANASGSDMPLANASGSDMSGGLFNVGSGRMSTWNELAAAVFAAIGRPLNVEFIDMPEHLRGRYQYHTLADLSRIRNAGYAAGTTPLGAAVADYVKNYLVEGKHLGD from the coding sequence ATGAGGATAATAGTTACAGGTGGTGCTGGTTTCATCGGCAGTGCGGTCGTCTGGCGGCTGAATGCCTTGGGGTGCGACGACATTCTGATCGCCGATCGGATGGATGAGACCGACAAATGGAAGAACCTTGTGCCGCTCAAATTCGCAGACTATATCGACGCGGATGATCTTATTGACGACATTGGCGATCTTAAGGATGTCGAAGCGATCTTTCACCTCGGCGCGTGCTCTTCGACCACTCAGCGCGATGCGGACTATATGCTCCGCAACAACTTTCAATACACAAAGGATCTGGCGGAATTTGCACTCGAGAACGACATTCGCTTCATCTATGCCTCGTCGGCTGCGACCTACGGCGACGGTTCGGCAGGGATGGCGGACGGTACCGACAGCCTCGACAGGCTGCGGCCGCTGAATGTTTACGGCTACTCAAAGCAGCTATTCGATCAATATGCGGCGAGGAGCGGCTACTTTGACCGTATCGTCGGGCTTAAGTATTTCAACGTCTTTGGCCCGAACGAGGATCACAAGGGCGATATGCGTTCGCTGGTCAACAAGGCGTTCGGCCAGATCAATGAGACCGGCAAACTCAAACTCTTCAAGAGCCACAACCCCGAGTACAAAGACGGCGAGTTCGGTCGCGACTTCGTTTATGTAAAGGATGCGGTCGATATGACGCTGCACTTCTTCGCACCCCTCGCTAACGCTTCGGGTTCTGACATGCCCCTCGCTAACGCTTCGGGTTCTGACATGTCGGGCGGTTTGTTCAATGTCGGTTCGGGGCGGATGAGTACGTGGAACGAGCTTGCTGCAGCGGTTTTCGCTGCGATCGGCAGGCCGTTGAATGTCGAGTTCATCGATATGCCCGAACACCTTCGCGGCCGCTATCAATATCACACGCTCGCCGATCTTTCGCGGATCCGCAACGCGGGCTACGCGGCCGGGACGACACCGCTTGGCGCCGCCGTGGCCGACTATGTAAAGAATTATCTTGTCGAGGGAAAGCATTTAGGCGACTGA
- a CDS encoding helix-turn-helix transcriptional regulator, with protein MCSTIEQSSRRDSAGWRGRVLLWEDFGLFIGNAGLAELHESPAIKVCIALDGQFGLRSADGQTWRDHVAALVPAGVRHAIRGNGVAMAMLLIAPEGEFGRMLFGSANTDHIVPIDNDPVPRLREAFCGLSGDEAASTTAMRSAVEMIASMSAGQGRHDIDPRVLQSIEWIRAGRESGILVKDIAAEVDLSESRFSHLFSEHVRVPVRRYLLWLRLRDVLHLLASTGSLTEAAHEAGFADSAHLSRTFRSALGIAPTDLTRESSLTSFLR; from the coding sequence ATGTGCTCGACGATTGAGCAGAGTTCGCGAAGGGATAGCGCCGGCTGGCGCGGCAGGGTGCTGCTGTGGGAAGACTTCGGGCTTTTCATAGGTAACGCGGGTTTAGCCGAGTTGCATGAGTCGCCTGCGATCAAGGTTTGCATTGCTCTCGATGGCCAATTCGGGCTGCGAAGTGCGGATGGCCAAACGTGGCGTGACCACGTAGCGGCACTCGTGCCTGCCGGCGTCCGCCATGCGATACGCGGCAATGGCGTCGCGATGGCGATGCTGCTGATCGCACCGGAGGGCGAGTTCGGCCGTATGCTGTTCGGCTCGGCCAATACGGATCATATCGTTCCGATCGATAATGATCCGGTGCCGCGGCTGCGTGAGGCCTTTTGCGGCCTAAGCGGCGACGAGGCAGCGTCAACCACCGCTATGCGTTCTGCGGTCGAGATGATCGCTTCGATGTCGGCAGGCCAAGGCCGGCACGATATCGACCCTCGTGTACTGCAAAGCATCGAATGGATACGCGCGGGCCGCGAGAGCGGCATCCTCGTAAAGGACATCGCAGCCGAGGTCGATCTCTCCGAGAGCCGCTTTTCGCATCTTTTCAGTGAGCATGTGCGTGTTCCCGTACGTCGATATCTGCTTTGGCTCCGACTGCGTGACGTGCTTCATCTGCTTGCAAGCACGGGTTCGCTGACCGAGGCTGCACACGAAGCAGGCTTTGCAGATTCCGCACATCTGTCGCGGACGTTTCGCTCCGCACTAGGCATCGCGCCGACCGACCTCACGCGCGAGAGCTCACTCACGTCTTTCCTCCGATAG
- a CDS encoding FAD-binding oxidoreductase, with protein MQERKLIYPPAVAIGADEAESLENWGFQDTSFTINGNGNVAITGSRYELSGKELPRLLPWIRETLDIDLDVNDRFEPHYPPEIAPAVKNAEFLKQLTTFLSEGQIDAGLDARVRHGHGHTQEEMFEIKYGRIGRIPDAVVFPETEEQVASLIVSAKQYSVVLIPFGGGTNVTDALRCRESESRMIVSVDMRRMNRIRWIDTENRTACIEAGAVGRHIMSQLENYGVTMGHEPDSVEFSTLGGWIATHASGMKKNKYGNIEDIVIDMTVAAADGTLQRLNQAPRESIGMDIRRLIFGSEGTLGIVTSAVVKLFPLPEVQEYGSVLFPAYEDGYAFMHDLVMGSTPPASCRLVDNLQFQFGLALKPASNSAAADLMSKVQKFFVTKIKGFDPYKMVALTLVFEGTRDEVERQQRDVYRIAKRHGGMKAGGDNGRRGYQLTYSIAYIRDFLMNYYIIAESFETSCQWSDALAICENVKRVLLEEYAKRGLPGKPFVTSRITQLYRTGVAIYFYFGFYFKGIEQPSKVYLDLENIAREEILRCGGSLSHHHGVGKIRRQFMPEIMSETSLQWKTKLKEALDPSNIFASGNQDLG; from the coding sequence GTGCAAGAAAGAAAGTTGATCTATCCGCCTGCTGTGGCAATTGGTGCGGACGAGGCCGAAAGCCTTGAGAATTGGGGCTTTCAGGATACTTCGTTCACCATCAACGGCAATGGCAACGTGGCGATCACAGGCAGCCGCTATGAGCTTAGCGGCAAGGAACTGCCTCGTCTTCTGCCGTGGATACGCGAAACGCTTGATATCGATCTCGATGTGAACGACCGTTTCGAGCCGCACTATCCGCCGGAGATCGCACCTGCGGTCAAGAATGCGGAATTTCTCAAGCAGCTTACAACATTTCTCAGTGAAGGCCAGATCGATGCGGGCTTGGATGCCCGTGTGCGTCACGGACACGGCCACACGCAGGAAGAGATGTTCGAGATAAAGTACGGCCGCATCGGACGCATTCCGGACGCGGTCGTCTTTCCCGAGACCGAAGAGCAGGTTGCGTCACTCATAGTCAGTGCTAAGCAATACAGCGTCGTCCTTATACCGTTCGGCGGCGGCACGAACGTAACGGACGCGCTTCGCTGCCGCGAGAGCGAATCGCGGATGATCGTCTCGGTCGATATGCGGCGAATGAACCGGATCCGATGGATCGATACCGAGAATAGGACCGCTTGTATCGAGGCCGGTGCCGTCGGGCGGCACATAATGTCGCAGCTTGAGAATTACGGTGTAACGATGGGGCATGAGCCCGACAGCGTCGAATTTTCGACGCTTGGCGGGTGGATCGCAACACATGCCAGCGGAATGAAAAAGAACAAGTACGGCAACATCGAAGATATCGTCATCGATATGACCGTTGCCGCGGCGGACGGTACGCTGCAAAGGCTCAATCAGGCACCGCGTGAGTCGATCGGAATGGACATCCGTCGGCTCATCTTCGGTTCGGAGGGGACGCTCGGCATCGTAACATCGGCGGTTGTGAAGCTTTTTCCGCTGCCGGAGGTGCAGGAGTACGGCTCGGTGCTGTTCCCGGCCTACGAGGACGGCTATGCCTTTATGCACGATCTCGTTATGGGGTCGACGCCGCCCGCAAGCTGCAGGCTTGTTGACAACCTGCAGTTCCAATTCGGCCTTGCACTCAAGCCGGCATCGAACAGCGCCGCAGCCGACCTTATGAGCAAGGTGCAGAAGTTCTTTGTTACAAAGATCAAGGGTTTCGACCCATACAAGATGGTCGCTCTGACGCTTGTTTTCGAAGGCACTCGCGATGAGGTCGAGCGGCAGCAACGGGACGTATACCGCATTGCAAAGCGGCACGGCGGAATGAAAGCCGGCGGTGATAACGGCCGCCGCGGCTATCAACTCACTTACAGCATCGCCTACATCCGCGACTTCTTGATGAACTACTACATCATCGCCGAGTCGTTCGAGACCAGCTGCCAGTGGAGCGACGCTCTTGCGATCTGTGAGAACGTAAAGCGGGTGCTCCTTGAGGAATATGCAAAGCGCGGCCTGCCGGGCAAGCCCTTCGTTACATCGCGGATAACGCAGCTTTACCGCACGGGCGTTGCGATCTACTTTTATTTCGGATTTTACTTCAAAGGCATAGAGCAGCCGTCGAAGGTCTATCTTGACCTTGAAAATATTGCCCGCGAAGAGATCCTGCGGTGCGGCGGCTCGCTCTCGCACCATCACGGCGTAGGCAAGATACGCAGACAATTCATGCCCGAGATCATGTCTGAAACGTCGCTGCAATGGAAGACTAAACTGAAGGAGGCACTTGATCCGAGCAATATCTTTGCTTCGGGCAACCAGGATCTGGGTTAG
- a CDS encoding 1-acyl-sn-glycerol-3-phosphate acyltransferase: MIRGGSQPKDVADPPMWQIEKLRFQENVCRILLLPLGAVLVFMMKYVRAYRIDNLREIRRRFQRIWFNREHAGTPLLICANHLTFIDSALLIWAFAPNRWYFFNYRAFMWNIPAGDFFKKKFIHHAVLYLTKCIFIDRKGSAAHKNAVLNLCRYLLSRGHLVLIFPEGQRSRTATFEVDRLRFGAGKILTSLDRPEVLCAYIRSPKQTSYSNYPPRGSHFQIDLQVISPDVAADASRKRASLSAVREIGTVIKRMEEDFFERNPGSRPAVSE, translated from the coding sequence ATGATCCGCGGCGGATCGCAGCCGAAAGACGTTGCCGATCCGCCGATGTGGCAGATAGAGAAGCTGCGTTTTCAGGAAAATGTCTGCCGCATTCTGCTGCTGCCGCTTGGTGCGGTTTTGGTCTTTATGATGAAGTACGTCCGCGCCTACCGCATCGACAATTTGCGCGAGATACGGCGGCGATTTCAAAGGATATGGTTCAATAGGGAACACGCGGGCACGCCTCTGCTGATATGTGCCAATCACCTCACTTTTATCGACTCGGCACTGCTTATTTGGGCATTCGCACCGAACCGCTGGTACTTTTTTAATTATCGTGCCTTTATGTGGAATATTCCGGCGGGCGATTTTTTTAAGAAAAAGTTCATCCACCATGCGGTGCTGTATCTGACGAAGTGCATCTTTATCGACCGTAAAGGCTCGGCCGCGCATAAGAATGCTGTCTTGAATCTTTGCCGATATTTGCTTTCACGCGGACATTTGGTGCTGATATTTCCCGAAGGGCAGCGGAGCCGGACGGCGACATTCGAAGTTGACCGCCTGCGATTCGGTGCCGGTAAGATACTCACTTCGCTCGATAGACCCGAGGTGCTTTGTGCTTATATCCGAAGCCCGAAGCAGACCTCATATTCGAATTATCCGCCGCGAGGTTCGCATTTTCAGATCGACCTTCAGGTAATATCGCCTGACGTTGCCGCTGACGCCTCGCGTAAGCGTGCGAGCCTGTCGGCGGTTCGCGAGATCGGCACCGTCATCAAGCGAATGGAAGAAGACTTCTTTGAGCGGAATCCGGGTTCGCGTCCTGCCGTTTCCGAATGA
- a CDS encoding SDR family oxidoreductase, protein MNAHLHGTAVITGASSGIGRAVAVELASRGFDVLVTGRDGDKLKALAENLTTEFGIRAEFFAADLAVPEARKALIAAIERHDVRLLVNNAGFAVKGEFAETELGDELALTEVQIAAALDLTKAVLRQMRPRRSGIILNVGSVYSFSPVPQQAVYAACKSFLYSFSASLRSELQGQGIKVSILSPGITRTEFRQRAGIADKPGAGISAEAAAKAGVEGALKGKFLIVPGIQNKLFVFLTRHLPPSLSAALIRRINSRRGLGKS, encoded by the coding sequence ATGAACGCACATCTGCACGGAACCGCCGTCATCACCGGTGCTTCATCGGGCATCGGGCGTGCCGTCGCGGTTGAGTTGGCATCGCGTGGTTTTGACGTTCTTGTTACCGGACGTGACGGCGACAAGCTTAAGGCATTGGCCGAGAATCTGACAACCGAATTCGGCATCAGGGCTGAGTTCTTTGCCGCTGATCTGGCAGTTCCGGAGGCGAGAAAGGCCCTTATTGCGGCGATCGAGCGGCACGATGTACGACTTTTGGTGAATAATGCGGGATTTGCAGTTAAGGGCGAGTTCGCAGAAACTGAACTCGGCGACGAGCTTGCTCTCACCGAAGTACAGATCGCTGCCGCACTCGACCTGACAAAGGCCGTGCTGAGGCAGATGCGGCCGCGGCGTTCGGGCATTATCTTGAATGTCGGTTCGGTCTATTCATTCTCGCCTGTGCCGCAGCAGGCGGTTTACGCCGCGTGCAAGTCCTTTCTTTATTCTTTTTCAGCATCGCTGCGGAGCGAGCTGCAGGGCCAAGGCATCAAGGTCTCGATCCTTTCGCCCGGCATCACGCGAACCGAATTTCGGCAGCGGGCGGGCATCGCCGACAAACCCGGCGCAGGGATATCTGCGGAAGCGGCGGCAAAGGCGGGCGTTGAAGGTGCGCTAAAGGGTAAATTCCTGATCGTTCCGGGTATTCAGAACAAACTGTTCGTTTTTTTAACGAGACATTTGCCGCCGAGCCTTTCAGCGGCACTGATCCGCAGAATAAATTCCCGACGAGGCCTCGGCAAAAGCTGA
- a CDS encoding bifunctional riboflavin kinase/FAD synthetase, producing the protein MKIFHGTENASIAKPTVLTLGVFDGLHLGHQEIMKIVVERAKELGAVSTAITFDPHPRAVLHPESAPPLLQTLDQRLANLEVLGIEQAIVIAFTKEFSRQPAEDFILHTIHERLHAKEVYLGKGFAFGRGRGGNIELLKHESERFGFFADEVGEVKLRGRRISSSEIRKLLSEGRVNLARRMLGRPYGIEGEVVRGHRRGHTIGFPTANLNPVNRVVPKFGVYATATLIDGNWCKSITNVGVRPTFDGADMSVETHIFDLDKDLYGDVLRVRFLHRIRDEMKFGGIDELRAQIERDIARALNYFGRQGVKNMPAM; encoded by the coding sequence ATGAAGATCTTTCACGGAACAGAGAATGCGAGCATTGCCAAACCGACGGTTCTGACGCTTGGCGTGTTCGATGGCCTGCATCTCGGCCATCAAGAGATAATGAAGATCGTGGTCGAACGTGCCAAGGAGCTGGGCGCCGTTTCGACCGCGATCACGTTCGATCCGCATCCGCGTGCCGTACTGCATCCTGAGTCGGCTCCGCCGCTGCTTCAAACGCTCGATCAGCGGCTTGCCAATCTCGAAGTTCTCGGGATCGAGCAGGCCATCGTCATCGCATTCACCAAAGAATTCTCGCGGCAGCCCGCCGAGGATTTTATTTTGCATACGATCCACGAGCGGCTTCATGCTAAAGAGGTTTATCTCGGAAAAGGTTTTGCCTTCGGCCGCGGCCGCGGCGGGAATATAGAACTGCTGAAGCATGAGAGCGAAAGGTTCGGCTTCTTTGCCGACGAGGTCGGCGAAGTGAAACTGCGGGGCCGCAGGATAAGTTCATCGGAGATACGCAAGCTGCTGTCCGAGGGACGCGTTAACCTTGCTCGGCGAATGCTGGGCCGCCCCTACGGTATCGAGGGCGAAGTTGTGCGCGGTCATCGCCGGGGGCACACGATCGGCTTTCCGACCGCGAATCTCAATCCCGTGAATCGCGTCGTGCCGAAATTCGGCGTTTACGCGACCGCTACGCTTATAGACGGCAATTGGTGCAAGAGCATCACGAATGTCGGTGTGCGGCCGACATTCGACGGTGCCGATATGTCGGTCGAAACGCATATTTTCGATCTCGATAAGGACCTTTACGGTGATGTACTGCGGGTACGCTTTCTGCATCGCATTCGTGACGAAATGAAGTTCGGCGGCATTGACGAGCTTCGGGCACAGATAGAGCGTGATATCGCACGCGCGTTGAACTATTTCGGACGGCAGGGCGTAAAGAATATGCCTGCGATGTGA
- a CDS encoding AarF/ABC1/UbiB kinase family protein produces the protein MEELALKERAAVGDARGGNVQRPLPSVKKGYGKIAGTIRLLSISRVIAMLSLYLYLDQYDIHRKHHLRRMDARMAKAISLTRAAVYGEKLVRIKQWFFHILMLALRRFYVGTERDKETNQERQAVWLKNKLIKLGPTFIKMGQSMGTRADLLPLPFVKELGTLVDQVPPFPNEVAHSIIERELGRKITDIFSEFDAEPIAAASLGQVYRARLNSGDEVAVKVQRPNLEHTIAGDIVILKRVARFAERFPQLNENADWVGMLREFDATIHEEMDYVAEGHNAERFRDSFRDWANIHVPAIHWEAVSKRVLTMEFIRGIKVTDLDEQARRGVSPAKVNRLLIKTYLKQLLEDGFFHADPHPGNLLVMDDGRLAFFDFGMVGRIAPDLQSKMIDAFFHVVGKDPAGIAQDLIDLDFLKPGTPQATVKPVVERMFEFHFNLKLKDVNFKELAYDLADVIYDYPFRLPSNFTYIMRALMTLEGIGIITDPEFNFFETAKPYAKEFMLRREGRDFKKLFVDKLLGRGPEGKIDWDRTWKLAKMAFKTVLNG, from the coding sequence ATGGAAGAACTTGCGTTAAAGGAAAGGGCGGCCGTCGGCGATGCGCGCGGCGGCAATGTTCAAAGGCCGCTGCCATCCGTCAAGAAGGGCTATGGAAAGATCGCCGGTACTATACGCCTGCTCAGCATATCGCGTGTTATCGCGATGCTCTCGCTTTATCTTTACCTCGATCAATACGACATTCACCGCAAGCACCATCTCAGACGAATGGATGCTCGTATGGCAAAGGCGATCTCACTGACGCGTGCGGCGGTTTACGGCGAGAAGCTCGTCCGTATAAAGCAGTGGTTCTTTCACATCTTGATGCTTGCGTTGCGCCGTTTCTATGTCGGAACGGAACGCGACAAAGAAACGAACCAAGAGCGGCAGGCAGTTTGGCTAAAGAACAAGCTCATCAAGCTCGGGCCGACCTTCATCAAGATGGGGCAGTCGATGGGTACGCGTGCCGACCTTCTGCCGCTGCCATTTGTCAAGGAGCTCGGTACGCTGGTGGATCAAGTGCCGCCATTCCCGAATGAGGTCGCGCATTCCATCATAGAGCGCGAACTTGGGCGAAAGATCACCGATATTTTCAGCGAGTTTGACGCCGAACCTATAGCTGCGGCCTCACTCGGGCAGGTGTATCGTGCGAGGCTTAACAGCGGCGATGAAGTTGCCGTTAAGGTTCAGCGGCCGAACCTTGAACACACCATCGCGGGCGACATCGTGATATTGAAAAGGGTTGCTCGCTTTGCCGAACGCTTTCCGCAGCTTAACGAGAACGCTGATTGGGTCGGTATGCTGCGCGAGTTCGACGCAACCATCCACGAAGAGATGGATTATGTTGCCGAAGGGCACAACGCGGAGCGGTTCCGCGACAGTTTCCGCGATTGGGCGAACATACACGTTCCCGCTATCCATTGGGAAGCCGTTTCAAAGCGTGTACTTACAATGGAGTTCATCCGCGGTATCAAAGTTACCGATCTCGACGAGCAGGCCCGCCGCGGCGTTTCGCCCGCGAAGGTGAACCGGCTGTTGATCAAAACCTATCTCAAACAGCTTTTGGAAGACGGCTTCTTTCACGCCGATCCGCATCCCGGCAACTTGCTTGTGATGGATGACGGGCGGCTCGCGTTCTTCGATTTCGGCATGGTCGGCCGCATCGCTCCGGACTTGCAGTCAAAGATGATCGATGCCTTTTTCCACGTCGTGGGCAAGGATCCGGCAGGCATCGCTCAAGACCTTATCGATCTGGATTTCCTAAAGCCGGGAACTCCGCAAGCAACGGTAAAACCTGTTGTCGAACGTATGTTCGAGTTTCATTTCAACCTGAAGCTAAAGGATGTCAACTTTAAGGAGCTCGCCTACGACCTCGCAGATGTGATATATGATTATCCGTTCCGTCTGCCGTCGAATTTCACGTATATTATGCGTGCTCTGATGACGCTCGAAGGCATCGGCATCATAACGGACCCGGAATTCAACTTCTTCGAGACGGCAAAGCCGTATGCAAAGGAATTCATGCTGCGGCGTGAGGGGCGCGACTTCAAAAAGCTTTTCGTCGATAAGCTGTTGGGCCGCGGCCCCGAAGGCAAGATAGACTGGGACCGCACATGGAAGCTGGCCAAAATGGCGTTCAAGACGGTCCTGAACGGCTAA